The segment GGTATGACTTATGCAAATTATCCTTGAACCATGACCGTACTTCCGATCTGGCTGTGTGTGAATGGCCAATAACAAACTACGCTTATCAGAAACACCGCCCACTTTGTAGGGCGCAAGCTCCTAGCCCTCAATACACACAGCGGGTGGTATATGGTACACGCGCGTATGGCCATGTAGTAGTGTAACATGTATAGTacatatgcatacatgtacatgtactgtggccatgtacatgtacaccatatAGTAATGCGCACAGTATTCATGTCATACTGTACGGATGAACTGTATTGAGGAACAAGAATATGTGTCTTAAGATagcagtttttcaaaaaaagaagcaaCTCGCCAAACCTAGTCATCATGGAGGAGGTATGTACATTTAAATGCATCTTTAAAGTGATTCCCATAATGGTGAAGATTAAGAGTGAATGGTTGGTGTTTAAATCGGATGAATGTTTGaaattcttttttgaaaaagatgggTGGGAAATGCTGCCTGGCCCGTGGTGGTGTGAATGGTTTTGGCGATTGAGTGCGTTCGTCGTTGCGTCTTCAGTGTTGgtcttttgcatttatttaaataGTAACCTTTTTAATACCCTAACCACAATGCACAAAAGAACATTATCATGTTGACTGAGCACACAACAGCCGCTAATTCACAGTGATTTTTACGTAATAATAGTGCTTTGCATTTTCAAAACAGGCTGGCGTGCTGCACTGACCTCCACACCGCCAAATGCACCACTCCACTCCACGCACCACTCATGGCCGCCTTCGCTGCTGCAGTAGCCGAAGAATTCAACGAACAGCAATGGTGTGCGCTCTGTTCAGAACGTTTGCAGGGTACGGAACCCAAAGTCCTGTCCTGCTTTCACAAGTTCTGCCGGCCGTGTTTAGAGATGCGAATTGCCGAGCCAGATCGCATCCGgtgtccaacttgctatcaggAAAGTCAGCTAGGCGACTTGGGGGTGGATGGGCTGCCGACCGATCTTTTCATCAGTAATATTCTCGATGTTGTGGGCAGTCATGAAGATGATGGGGACGGGGTGTCGTTGCCGACCGACCGGCGAAATTGCAATTCTTGTGATGAGGGGCAAATTGCTTCAAGGCTGTGTAGAGACTGTAATGAGAGATTATGTGAAAGCTGTGTTCAGGCTCACCTGCGTGTTAGATTGACTAAAGATCATCACATTGTTATGCTGCAATCCCAAGGGCCAAATATTTCCAGCGGTCGACACAGAAATCCACATCATCAGTCCTACCAGGCACAGATACAGCCAGTTTCCGATAGACCCCCAAGCTACTGTGAAATCCACACAGATGAAGTCTTGCGACTTTATTGTGATTCATGTAGTAAAGCAATATGTCGGGATTGTACCATGATGGATCATCGTGGGCACAGTTGTGTGTACCTCCAAAATGCTATCGAGGACAGTAAAGCCATCACCCTCCGTCTTCTCAGTGATGCTAAAAATGGCATGCATGCATTAGAGGACAGTTTATCCCACACTCGATTGATGGCTGAGCAAGTTGAAAAGAGAACACAGCTTGTCGTGAAAGAGGTCCAATCGGTCATGCGTCATCATCTAACAGCTCTGGAGGAACGGGAACGTGATTTGCTGCGAAAAGTTGAAAAAATCAGACAGGTCAAAGGTCGGGCATTGCACATGCAGATGGAAGATTTGAAGCAAGGATTGGAGAGTGTGTCCAACTGTATTGGGACAGTAGAGAACGCTTTGCAGACCGGAACCGATTTGGACGTCCTTAAGACCAAGGACTTGATTGCGAATCAGGTGCAGGCCCTGCGAGGTTTAAGAGGACACCTTCAACCACATGAAGACGACCAGGTTGTATTTACACCCCCTGATGCTGCCCTTCATACTGCTATCAGCTCTCTTGGTTTCATTAGTAGTAGTGCCTATGCGCCAACCTCGTATGCCACTGGTGATGGGCTGAAGCGTGCGCTACAGGGTAAAGTCACAACTTTTATGGTACACGCCAAGGACCACAATGCTGAGTCCCGCTGCATTGGAGGCGAAGCTGTTGAGGTCGTCATCCAAGGACCTGAAGGTGGACTCTACCCAGCTGAAGTTGTTGATCGTCAGAATGGTACCTACGCTGTCAGCTACAGACCACAGCTTGAGGGCCAACATGTGGTGTCGGTAACCATCCGCGGAAAAAACATCCTAGACAGCCCTTTCATCGTTACAGCTCGGACCGGTCGGAATTATGCCAAAATTGCTAAAGTTCAACTCAACTTTGGCAATGAGGGTGAAGGTGATGGTCAGCTTTGTCGTCCGTGGGGAATCGCTGTGAATAAAGACAACTTCATCATCATAGCAGATCGCAGTAACAATCGCATTCAGGTCTTCACTCCGAAAGGAATATTTCATCACAAGTTTGGCTCGGCAGGATCTCGAAATGGCCAGTTTGACCGTCCGGCTGGAATCGCCATGGATAGCCGTGGAAACATTATCGTTGCGGATAAAGATAACCATCGAATACAGGTATTCACATTCGAGGGGCAGTTCCTTTTCAAGTTCGGCGAGAAAGGCAGTAAGAACGGCCAGTTCAACTATCCATGGGACGTGGCTGTGAACAACGAGGGAAAGATTCTGGTGTCCGATACACGCAACCATCGTATCCAAGTCTTCCATCAAGATGGCACCTTCTGCAATAAGTATGGCtttgagggcgctctttggAAGCATTTTGATTCACCAAGAGGAGTTGCT is part of the Asterias rubens chromosome 4, eAstRub1.3, whole genome shotgun sequence genome and harbors:
- the LOC117289140 gene encoding E3 ubiquitin-protein ligase TRIM71-like, producing the protein MAAFAAAVAEEFNEQQWCALCSERLQGTEPKVLSCFHKFCRPCLEMRIAEPDRIRCPTCYQESQLGDLGVDGLPTDLFISNILDVVGSHEDDGDGVSLPTDRRNCNSCDEGQIASRLCRDCNERLCESCVQAHLRVRLTKDHHIVMLQSQGPNISSGRHRNPHHQSYQAQIQPVSDRPPSYCEIHTDEVLRLYCDSCSKAICRDCTMMDHRGHSCVYLQNAIEDSKAITLRLLSDAKNGMHALEDSLSHTRLMAEQVEKRTQLVVKEVQSVMRHHLTALEERERDLLRKVEKIRQVKGRALHMQMEDLKQGLESVSNCIGTVENALQTGTDLDVLKTKDLIANQVQALRGLRGHLQPHEDDQVVFTPPDAALHTAISSLGFISSSAYAPTSYATGDGLKRALQGKVTTFMVHAKDHNAESRCIGGEAVEVVIQGPEGGLYPAEVVDRQNGTYAVSYRPQLEGQHVVSVTIRGKNILDSPFIVTARTGRNYAKIAKVQLNFGNEGEGDGQLCRPWGIAVNKDNFIIIADRSNNRIQVFTPKGIFHHKFGSAGSRNGQFDRPAGIAMDSRGNIIVADKDNHRIQVFTFEGQFLFKFGEKGSKNGQFNYPWDVAVNNEGKILVSDTRNHRIQVFHQDGTFCNKYGFEGALWKHFDSPRGVAFNNEGHAVVTDFNNHRLLVITPEFTSARYLGSEGSNNGQFLRPQGVAIDQEGNIIVADSRNHRIQVFQPNGNFLCKFGIQGVQEGQLDRPSGICVTPDGVILVVDFGNNRIQGF